A stretch of Cryptococcus neoformans var. neoformans JEC21 chromosome 10 sequence DNA encodes these proteins:
- a CDS encoding signal transducer, putative: MSASPLPPHLNPPSAYPHISPKSHSRASPTNSPKTGNSPRSSPRGSTGMLDFEGVIRLHGGDLKKALESVVSERNNLLSQNTQLWKLIEKQRSQCAQFASDNDRLRQDRERANSRLIAAGLEPVGPLKKLNSSSSVTGLGIRADVPQIKRNHSDREDVPVIAENKEEGMGLASPAEVQPTGLLPSAIPDRRLRRGSDIGHPPDSSSSMPFADSPQSTSHSIHSLPTPFHSAEPSPQLATSARMAGREDGCVIPPPSSRALAASVAASSPLTQCSEGPRIPQPTTREPSIESLEKLPSPTPVSVSVPLKSPSQSIRSETMSPTFSISETTLVSSSTLDNALRPSIDSSISIPLTRDTTLRQSIDQPPQTKRQQSYSAEPPRLPTSSTRPLSPSLLPHARITIPSSTVFPNASGHEVLCFIVEITVRPPNAQPITWNVAKLFSAFIDLDAKIKVTANKSRKEWKQIAAPLPESKSWKDFAPSKIDQRKTALEAYLQSLLVAPISDKSDLCHFLSTDPVRAKRSDARKEGYLTKKGKNFGGWKTRYFVLNGPVMEYYESRGGNYLGSIVITNAQIGRQNRPVDSSDERHLRHAFLIIEAGKKGTSHRHILCAESDMERDRWIDILVKHVDPETMSSPQPLPTATVSVAASALVPAVTPARTPVPQPSAVPAITTATNQNQAVPGLRRKPSQLRKQSKDVVVTSSRPLSSMSKDSKFSDAPSPTIYNNKESHLPPLNQPLVAYSSTQSFIPQVVQSPIEESAFSQQLPPRKPPGPVQNHRQPWGSNSSVVQGVSPSSEAPPQFSDPTPRANKRQSVLPGRPSVSLPSHSFLNTPSTLSLGATSPIVEKERDRKAKSRGFWGFGRSTEKATKPVFGVPLTDSIAVANIAGLPAIVFRCIEYLEAKKAEDEEGIYRLSGSSAVIKGLKEKFDDQGDIKLLAADEHWDPHAIAGLLKTFLRDLPTSLLTRELHARFLAVMDFVESSERIAELAHLVSELPLPNYALLRALVAHLILIVQNSALNKMTLRNIGIVFSPTLGIPAGIFSEMITHFGTIFDDEVETLDTRAEEDTGPGSVQFENADETVKRKRNSLCQAGEVDALSGLSGRTLNASNEDSQSVSSSNDLASEYHSSDINHSNTTSIPVAGYQGEAPIRSRG; encoded by the exons ATGTCTGCTTCACCTCTCCCACCTCATCTCAACCCTCCATCTGCCTATCCTCACATTTCACCCAAATCTCACTCTCGGGCATCGCCAACAAACTCTCCGAAAACAGGTAACAGTCCGAGATCAAGTCCCAGAGGGTCCACAGGGATGTTAGACTTCGAAGGTGTGATAAGACTACACGGCGGAGATTTGAAAAAGGCTTTGGAGAGCGTTGTCTCGGAAAGAAATAACCTC CTCTCTCAAAATACCCAACTCTGGAAGCTTATTGAGAAACAACGATCTCAATGTGCTCAATTCGCTTCGGATAACGACCGCCTTCGGCAAGATCGAGAGCGTGCCAATTCTCGCTTGATAGCAGCTGGGCTGGAGCCCGTGGGGCCACTCAAAAAGCTCAACTCCTCTTCGAGTGTAACGGGACTGGGCATCAGAGCTGACGTTCCTCAGATTAAAAGAAATCATTCTGATCGAGAGGATGTCCCTGTCATCGCTGAgaacaaggaagaaggaatgggtTTGGCGTCCCCCGCCGAGGTGCAGCCTACGGGACTGTTGCCCTCTGCGATACCGGATCGCAGgctgagaagaggaagtgaTATCGGTCATCCTCCAgattcctcctcgtccatgCCCTTTGCCGACTCTCCCCAAAGCACATCCCATTCTATTCACTCTTTACCAACTCCTTTCCATAGCGCAGAGCCTTCACCACAACTTGCGACTAGTGCAAGGATGGCaggcagagaagatggtTGTGTCATACCTCCCCCGTCCTCCAGGGCTTTGGCTGCTTCCGTGGCtgcatcatctcctttgACCCAGTGTTCGGAGGGACCTAGAATTCCTCAACCAACCACACGAGAACCTTCCATCGAATCCCTAGAAAAACTCCCTAGTCCTACTCCTGTCTCCGTTTCCGTACCTCTCAAATCCCCTTCCCAATCAATCCGGTCAGAAACGATGTCTCCTACTTTTTCTATATCGGAAACAACGTTGGTTTCTAGTTCTACATTGGACAACGCTCTGCGACCCTCTATAGACTCCTCTATATCTATTCCGCTCACTCGTGACACCACCCTCCGTCAATCCATTGACCAGCCGCCTCAAACTAAACGTCAACAATCCTACTCCGCGGAACCGCCCCGACTACCAACATCATCCACCCGACCACTTTcaccctccctccttcctcatgCTCGGATTACTATCCCCAGCAGTACGGTCTTCCCCAACGCCTCCGGCCATGAAgtcctctgcttcatcGTGGAGATAACTGTACGCCCTCCCAATGCCCAGCCTATAACCTGGAACGTGGCCAAGTTGTTCTCGGCCTTTATTGACCTAGACGCCAAGATCAAAGTTACAGCGAACAAGAGTCGAAAGGAATGGAAACAGATTGCAGCCCCTTTACCGGAAAGCAAGTCGTGGAAAGATTTTGCACCTAGCAAGATTGATCAGCGCAAGACGGCTTTGGAGGCGTATTTGCAAAGTCTATTGGTTGCACCCATTAGCGACAAGTCGGACTTGTGTCATTTTTTGAGCACCGACCCTGTACGGGCAAAGAGAAGTGATgcgaggaaagaagggtatttgacgaagaaggggaaaaactttggaggatggaagacgAGGTATTTCGTGTTGAATGGGCCGGTCATGGAGTATTACGAGTCT CGAGGAGGAAATTATCTAGGCTCCATTGTCATCACTAACGCCCAAATCGGTCGTCAAAACCGCCCTGTCGACTCATCAGATGAACGGCATCTCCGCCACGCCTTCCTTATCATTGAAGCAGGTAAAAAAGGAACCTCGCACCGACACATCTTGTGTGCAGAGAGTGATATGGAAAGAGATCGATGGATTGATATCTTAGTAAAACATGTGGACCCCGAGACCATGTCCTCgcctcaacctcttcctaCAGCAACAGTATCTGTCGCCGCCTCTGCTTTGGTACCCGCTGTCACTCCTGCCCGGACTCCTGTGCCACAACCCTCTGCAGTACCTGCTATTACTACTGCAACAAATCAAAATCAGGCTGTACCAGGTTTGAGGCGCAAACCCAGTCAATTGCGAAAACAAAGCAAAGACGTAGTCGTTACTTCCTCCCGGCCCCTTTCGAGTATGTCAAAAGATTCCAAATTTAGTGATGCGCCTTCGCCTACTATTTATAATAACAAGGAAAGTCATCTACCCCCGCTAAACCAGCCACTTGTGGCATACTCTTCTACTCAGTCGTTCATTCCGCAGGTTGTACAATCTCCAATTGAGGAAAGCGCCTTCTCGCAACAATTGCCGCCCCGCAAACCGCCTGGACCCGTGCAGAACCACAGACAACCATGGGGAAGTAATTCCAGCGTCGTACAGGGtgtttccccttcctccgaAGCTCCGCCTCAATTCTCTGATCCTACACCTCGCGCTAACAAACGCCAGAGCGTCCTGCCAGGCCGACCATCCGTTTCCCTACCCTCTCACAGCTTTTTAAACACCCCATCTACTCTGAGTCTTGGAGCCACTAGCCCTATAgtagagaaggagagggataGGAAAGCCAAGAGCCGTGGATTTTGGGGATTTGGCAGATCAACAGAAAAAGCAACAAAGCCCGTCTTCGGTGTGCCCCTCACGGATTCAATCGCCGTAGCAAACATTGCTGGTCTACCTGCGATTGTGTTTAGATGTATTGAGTACCTtgaagcgaagaaggcggaggatgaggaaggtaTTTACCGTCTTAGTGGAAGCTCGGCTGTCATCAAGGGTTTGAAGGAAAAATTTGACGACCAAGGCGATATCAAGCTTCTTGCAGCAGATGAACACTGGGATCCGCATGCCATTGCGGGGCTGCTGAAGACGTTTTTAAGGGATCTGCCAACCAGTTTGTTGACGAGAGAGCTCCATGCACGATTCTTGGCTGTAATGG ACTTTGTTGAGTCCTCAGAACGTATCGCCGAGCTGGCTCATCTGGTCTCTGAACTGCCACTGCCCAACTACGCCCTTCTCCGTGCACTTGTTGCGCACCTCATTCTCATCGTCCAGAATTCTGCTCTTAACAAGATGACACTACGCAACATCGGCATCGTTTTTTCCCCAACCCTCGGTATCCCGGCCGGTATCTTCTCAGAAATGATCACCCACTTTGGAACAATCTTTGACGATGAAGTTGAGACGCTTGACACTagagcggaagaagatacAGGGCCGGGATCGGTGCAGTTCGAAAATGCAGATGAGAcagtgaagaggaaaagaaacagTTTGTGTCAGGCCGGAGAAGTAGACGCGTTGTCCGGACTAAGTGGAAGGACCTTGAATGCTA GCAACGAAGATTCTCAATCTGtctcatcatccaatgACCTTGCCAGCGAATACCATTCCTCTGACATTAACCACTCTAATACTACTTCTATCCCTGTGGCGGGATATCAAGGGGAAGCGCCGATCCGAAGCCGAGGTTAG
- a CDS encoding MFS transporter, putative yields the protein MMSQLDNHHIAPTATNIINPPAGGLELSQSRADSISKAYAEHTEDVEKVSEVPDVNTKADQFGSNTEYSKEERTLLRKLDWHIMPIVFCMYFMNKLDQNAIANARLNSFEKDLGLTGNQFNICVSVLYAGYTLIQIPSNMLMATKKIRPSLWMACWMMAWAIVSASTAAVQNFSGAFAVRFLLGFAEAPFYPGAIYMLSLFYTRREIATRISILYSANIIATACAGLISAATFATLEGVHGLAGWRWLFIILGVVTFGISIVAIWLLPDHPLTTRWLSPEERELAHSRMERDTVGLEESRGTLIGLKQAAADPKLWLLTLLQTLHLAACGFNSFFPTVVKTLGYSTTITLVITCPPYLVAGGFSIALAWSSGRRNERSIHITFGMVVALVGFIMAASSLNTAVRFISLFFFATGAYSANSIIIGWVAATCGQTPEKKAGALSIMNCIAMASFIYTPYLYPASDSPRYLMAMSANAAFVTGVIICTWTMRLWLQQVNKKLRSGDATARLLYAY from the exons ATGATGTCGCAACTCGACAATCATCACATTGCTCCCACGGCCACTAATATCATCAACCCTCCTGCAGGTGGTCTCGAGTTGAGCCAAAGCCGCGCCGATTCCATCAGCAAGGCCTACGCCGAACACACCGAAGACGTCGAGAAAGTCTCAGAGGTCCCCGATGTCAATACTAAGGCCGACCAGTTCGGTTCCAATACCGAATATtcaaaagaggaaagaacTTTGCTCCGCAAGCTGGATTGGCACATTATGCCCATCGTCTTCTGCATGTACTTCATGAACAAGCTCGACCAGAATGCAATTGCCAACGCTCGACTCAACTCTTTCGAAAAGGACCTCGGCCTCACTGGTAACCAGTTCAACATCTGTGTCTCCGTTCTCTACGCCGGCTACACCCTGATCCAG ATTCCCTCAAACATGTTGATGGCGACCAAGAAGATTCGACCCTCTCTCTGGATGGCCTGCTGGATGAT GGCATGGGCGATTGTCTCTGCATCTACCGCTGCCGTTCAAAACTTCTCGGGTGCTTTCGCCGTTCGATTCCTGCTCGGTTTCGCCGAAGCTCCTTTCTACCCCGGTGCCATCTACATGCTTTCGTTGTTCTACACCCGTAGGGAGATTGCCACTCGTATTTCTATCCTTTACA GTGCCAACATTATCGCAACTGCTTGCGCCGGCTTGATCAGTGCTGCGACTTTCGCAACTCTCGAAGGTGTCCACGGACTGGCGGGCTGGAGAtggctcttcatcatcctggGTGTTGTCACGTTCGGTATTTCCATCGTTGCGATCTGGCTCCTTCCGGATCACCCGCTCACGACTCGCTGGCTCTCACCCGAGGAGCGAGAACTCGCTCATTCCCGAATGGAGCGAGACACCGTCGGCCTCGAGGAGAGCAGGGGCACGCTTATCGGACTCAAGCAGGCCGCCGCTGACCCCAAGCTCTGGTTACTTACTCTGCTCCAGACCTTGCACCTTGCAGCCTGCGGTTTCAACTCGTTCTTCCCTACCGTCGTCAAGACCCTCGGCTACAGCACCACCATTACCCTTGTCATCACTTGCCCGCCGTATCTTGTTGCCGGCGGCTTCAGTATCGCCCTCGCTTGGTCTTCCGGTCGACGAAACGAGAGGTCGATACACATTACTTTCGGCATGGTTGTCGCCCTCGTCGGTTTCATCATGgccgcttcttccctcaacACTGCTGTCCGATTCATCtctctgttcttctttgccacCGGTGCTTACTCGGCCAACTCGATCATCATCGGATGGGTCGCTGCCACCTGCGGTCAGACGCCAGAGAAAAAGGCCGGTGCTCTTTCGATTATGAACTGCATCGCAATGGCTTCTTTCATCTACACACCATATCTTTACCCTGCATCCGACAGCCCCCGATACCTCATGGCCATGTCTGCCAATGCCGCTTTCGTGACGGGTGTCATTATCTGCACTTGGACCATGCGATTATGGCTCCAGCAAGTCAACAAGAAGCTCAGGAGCGGAGATGCAACCGCCCGTCTGTTGTACGCATACTAA
- a CDS encoding dihydrodipicolinate synthase DapA, putative: MTANGFSDNVSKFSNPRGRVGFDMSGITPAPVTPFNEDGSVDYEAIQRIGSWLASVEGVKGLVVLGHAGEGTFLTSEEQVKVIKAFVKSVNNEIPIIAGITREGNYVAGLEAKRAREAGAAAGLLYPSHGWLRFGYQTGAPQVRYKEVYEASGLPLILFQYPDNTKATYDLKTQLDILAQPGVFAMKNGVRNMRRWDREIPVIRKARPDIYILTCHDEYLLHTTFDVDGMLVGYGSIAPELLFELLKAGKAHDYKKARAIHDQLLPVTAAVYHRGSHMEGTVALKHALVARGILKHATIRGTLLPLPEGADKEIYDAISAAKIAKVQ; encoded by the exons ATGACCGCCAACGGTTTCTCCGACAATGTTTCCAAGTTCTCCAACCCCCGAGGCCGAGTCGGCTTCGACATGAGCGGTATCACTCCTGCTCCC GTCACTCCATTCAACGAGGACGGCTCGGTCGACTACGAGGCTATCCAGCGTATTGGATCTTGGCTTGCCTCCGTCGAGGGTGTCAAGGGTCTCGTCGTTCTCGGTCACGCCGGTGAAGGTACCTTCCTCACCTCGGAGGAGCAGGTCAAGGTTATCAAGGCCTTTGTTAAGTCGGTTAACAACGAGATCCCCATCATTGCCGGTATCACCCGAGAGGGCAACTACGTTGCTGGTCTCGAGGCGAAACGCGCAAGAGAAGCCGGTGCCGCTGCTGGTCTGCTTTACCCTTCGCACGGATGGCTCCGATTCGGCTACCAGACAGGTGCTCCCCAGGTTCGTTACAAGGAGGTCTACGAGGCCTCGGGTCTccccctcatcctcttccagtACCCCGACAACACCAAGGCAACTTACGACCTGAAGACCCAGCTCGATATCCTTGCCCAACCCGGTGTCTTTGCCA TGAAGAACGGTGTCCGAAACATGCGACGATGGGACCGAGAGATCCCTGTCATCAGGAAGGCACGACCCGACATCTACATTCTCACTTGCCACGACGAGTACCTCCTCCACACTACTTTCGACGTCGACGGCATGCTCGTCGGTTACGGTAGTATTGCTCCCGAACTTCTCTTTGAGCTCCTTAAGGCCGGTAAGGCTCATGACTACAAGAAGGCTCGAGCCATCCACGACCAGCTCCTTCCCGTCACCGCCGCTGTCTACCACCGTGGCTCCCACATGGAGGGCACCGTCGCTCTCAAGCATGCCCTGGTTGCCCGTGGGATCCTCAAACACGCCACCATCCGAGGTACCCTTTTGCCCCTCCCCGAAGGTGCCGACAAGGAAATTTATGATGCGATCTCTGCCGCAAAAATTGCCAAGGTCCAGTAA